The Lachnospiraceae bacterium oral taxon 500 genome window below encodes:
- a CDS encoding beta-glucuronidase has protein sequence MLYPVLTEGRGLIDLSGLWSFKLDNGNGFAEKWQEKPLTDALTMPVPASYNDIKEGVDFRDHYGWVFYQRPLHVPAYLLEQRVMLRLDAVTHIAKVYLNGELICEHKGGFLPFEVEVGSLLKAGGNLLTVAVDNRIDHSTLPVGSEGTGNILSTGFFPYTPSKKRNNPNFDFFNYCGITRPVKLYTTPKDAYIKDVALVSRLADGQALIDYAVEVEGAAEAAVEVRTRQGELVAQAKGLQGTLTIQEPQLWQPLKPYLYEVTVSYGADQYVLPYGVRTVEVRGGKFLINGQPFYFKGYGKHEDTFPAGRGLNLPMNSKDISLIKWQGANSFRTSHYPYSEEMMRLCDEEGIVVIDETPAVGVHLGFGGGAAFKDGKKVLTFDPIAEGGIRTQEHHKEVVRDMIARDKNYACVVMWSIANEADSGGKGAYEYFKPLYDLAREKDPQKRPCTIVSVQMANYQEDCTLRLSDVFCLNRYYGWYAAGGDLAAAEQLCREELSFWNKQGKPFMYTEYGADTVMGLHDTTEVMFTEEYQVEYYKINHRVVDELENFVGEQVWNFADFATSQGLLRVQGNKKGVFTRDRKPKLAAHYLRERWTNIPDFGYKK, from the coding sequence ATGTTATATCCGGTATTAACAGAAGGACGAGGATTGATTGATTTAAGCGGTTTATGGAGCTTTAAGCTGGATAATGGCAATGGCTTTGCCGAAAAATGGCAGGAAAAGCCTTTAACGGATGCTCTCACTATGCCGGTTCCGGCTTCTTATAATGATATTAAGGAAGGTGTGGATTTTCGGGATCATTATGGTTGGGTCTTTTATCAAAGACCGCTGCATGTGCCCGCGTATTTGCTGGAGCAAAGAGTGATGCTGCGGCTGGATGCGGTGACGCATATTGCTAAGGTTTATTTAAACGGCGAGCTGATTTGCGAGCATAAGGGCGGCTTTCTGCCCTTTGAAGTGGAGGTCGGGTCACTGTTAAAAGCCGGCGGCAATCTTTTGACGGTGGCGGTGGACAATCGGATTGACCATTCCACTTTACCGGTAGGCAGTGAGGGAACGGGCAATATCTTATCGACCGGCTTTTTCCCCTATACGCCGTCAAAGAAGAGGAATAATCCTAACTTTGACTTCTTTAATTATTGCGGTATTACCCGTCCGGTTAAGCTCTATACCACGCCGAAAGATGCATATATTAAAGATGTTGCTTTAGTCAGCCGGCTGGCGGACGGACAGGCGCTGATTGATTATGCGGTTGAGGTCGAAGGCGCAGCTGAAGCAGCGGTCGAAGTCCGCACCCGGCAGGGTGAACTGGTGGCGCAGGCAAAAGGATTACAGGGAACCTTAACGATTCAGGAGCCCCAGTTGTGGCAGCCGTTAAAGCCGTATCTTTATGAAGTAACGGTTTCTTACGGCGCGGATCAGTATGTTTTGCCGTATGGGGTTCGGACGGTGGAAGTCCGGGGCGGAAAGTTCTTGATTAACGGACAGCCCTTTTACTTTAAGGGCTATGGCAAACATGAAGACACTTTCCCGGCCGGCCGGGGCCTGAACCTGCCGATGAACAGCAAAGATATCAGCCTGATTAAATGGCAGGGGGCCAATAGTTTCCGGACCAGTCATTATCCGTACAGTGAGGAAATGATGCGGCTGTGTGATGAGGAAGGCATTGTAGTGATTGATGAAACACCGGCGGTTGGTGTGCATCTGGGCTTTGGCGGCGGCGCGGCGTTTAAGGACGGAAAGAAGGTATTGACTTTTGACCCGATTGCAGAAGGCGGAATCCGGACACAGGAGCATCACAAGGAGGTGGTTCGGGATATGATTGCCCGGGACAAGAACTATGCCTGTGTCGTGATGTGGAGCATTGCCAATGAAGCCGATTCGGGCGGCAAAGGAGCGTATGAGTATTTTAAGCCATTGTATGACCTAGCTCGCGAAAAAGACCCGCAAAAACGGCCGTGTACCATCGTCAGCGTGCAGATGGCCAATTATCAGGAAGACTGCACCTTGCGCTTAAGTGACGTTTTTTGTCTGAATCGGTATTACGGCTGGTATGCGGCCGGGGGCGATTTGGCGGCTGCGGAGCAGCTTTGCCGCGAGGAACTGAGCTTTTGGAATAAGCAGGGCAAGCCCTTTATGTATACGGAATACGGTGCCGATACGGTCATGGGACTGCATGATACGACCGAGGTGATGTTTACCGAGGAATATCAGGTGGAATATTACAAGATCAATCACCGGGTGGTGGATGAGCTGGAAAACTTTGTCGGCGAGCAGGTTTGGAACTTTGCCGATTTTGCTACCAGTCAGGGACTGCTCCGGGTACAGGGCAATAAAAAGGGCGTCTTTACCAGAGACCGCAAACCCAAATTGGCCGCGCATTATTTAAGAGAGCGCTGGACGAATATTCCGGACTTCGGGTATAAGAAGTAA
- a CDS encoding TM2 domain-containing protein — MKNEKQTEIDARQWLELEEELVALKKQQGTLKPSLFTRVGDAIADYKEKKKAIVNRRKYIRLALTCGWLCGAHRFYARHYITGALYLLFCWTGIPLAMTLIDLMIALPKAADARGNIEMQ, encoded by the coding sequence ATGAAAAACGAAAAGCAGACGGAAATTGATGCCAGACAGTGGCTGGAGCTGGAAGAAGAATTGGTTGCACTGAAAAAGCAGCAGGGGACTCTTAAACCCAGTCTTTTTACGCGGGTGGGTGATGCGATTGCAGATTATAAGGAAAAAAAGAAAGCAATAGTCAACCGCCGCAAATATATTCGTTTGGCCTTAACTTGCGGTTGGCTTTGCGGAGCACATCGGTTTTATGCCAGGCATTACATCACCGGCGCTTTGTATTTGCTCTTTTGCTGGACGGGAATCCCCTTGGCGATGACTTTGATTGATTTGATGATTGCGCTGCCTAAAGCAGCCGACGCCCGGGGAAATATAGAAATGCAGTGA
- a CDS encoding glucuronide permease, whose amino-acid sequence MSTPAAAGIHRAKLWQIGGFALNNTATNLYLFFMNFIAYYLTGYVGVGVVLASTLITTMRIWDGVTDPFIGYLVDKTNGRFGKNRPFIVIGNVILATTSLIMVTVTHRLPEGGRFIFFVIVYMVYIIGYTFQCVVTKSAQSCMTNDPKQRPLFSIFDGIYNTILFSLLPILISGVLVPKFGGFNDQFFMTFWLITAPISAVFTVIAIFSIAAKDRSEYFGTGKVVKVGFKDYWDVLKHNRAIQMLVVSASTDKLALTTQANATVGVIIYAIICGNYKLSGMVAAYTTIPTMLFLFFGVGFIATRLGQRKAMLFGTYGALTCCVLLIVLFYTGNPTTLSLPGAENFTGWTFFTIAFMVLNLGLKGFTGVSGNIVIPMTADCADYEVYRSGRYVPGLMGTLFSSVDKIVSSLGTTIIGLLCAMVGFSEQLPTVDTPLTDGLKFVGVFSMFGLLIIGLLCNVVAMKYYPLTKEKMEEIQSEIAAIKQKAMQEA is encoded by the coding sequence ATGAGCACACCAGCAGCTGCCGGAATTCACCGGGCGAAGCTATGGCAGATTGGCGGATTTGCCTTAAATAATACCGCCACCAACCTGTATTTATTTTTTATGAACTTTATTGCTTACTATTTAACCGGCTATGTCGGAGTAGGAGTGGTACTGGCTTCGACCTTGATTACCACCATGCGGATATGGGACGGCGTGACGGATCCCTTTATCGGTTATTTGGTGGATAAAACCAATGGCAGATTTGGTAAAAACCGGCCGTTTATCGTGATTGGTAATGTGATTCTGGCAACAACCAGCCTGATTATGGTTACGGTTACCCATCGGCTGCCGGAGGGCGGAAGATTTATCTTTTTTGTGATTGTCTATATGGTGTATATCATTGGCTATACTTTTCAATGTGTAGTCACTAAATCCGCTCAATCCTGTATGACCAATGATCCGAAGCAGCGGCCGCTGTTTTCGATTTTTGACGGAATTTATAATACGATTTTATTTTCCTTGCTGCCGATTTTGATTTCCGGCGTCTTGGTGCCTAAGTTCGGCGGATTTAACGATCAGTTTTTCATGACTTTTTGGTTGATCACCGCTCCGATTTCCGCGGTGTTTACGGTTATCGCCATTTTTTCCATCGCAGCCAAAGACCGGAGTGAATACTTCGGCACCGGCAAAGTGGTTAAAGTTGGTTTCAAAGATTATTGGGACGTTTTAAAGCATAACCGGGCAATTCAAATGCTGGTGGTGTCGGCCAGTACCGACAAACTGGCGCTGACTACGCAGGCGAACGCCACGGTCGGTGTTATTATTTACGCCATTATTTGCGGAAATTATAAGTTAAGCGGTATGGTTGCCGCCTATACCACCATTCCGACTATGCTCTTTTTATTCTTTGGGGTGGGATTCATTGCGACCCGGCTCGGGCAGAGAAAAGCGATGTTGTTTGGTACTTACGGCGCTTTGACCTGCTGCGTGCTGCTGATTGTTTTATTTTATACCGGTAATCCGACGACGTTATCGCTCCCGGGTGCTGAAAACTTTACCGGCTGGACTTTCTTTACGATTGCTTTTATGGTTTTAAACTTGGGCTTAAAAGGTTTTACCGGAGTATCGGGCAATATCGTTATTCCGATGACTGCCGACTGTGCCGATTATGAGGTATACCGGAGCGGCCGCTATGTGCCGGGCTTAATGGGAACTTTATTCAGTTCGGTGGATAAGATTGTGTCCTCGCTGGGCACCACGATTATTGGGCTTTTGTGTGCGATGGTCGGCTTCAGTGAGCAGCTTCCGACCGTTGATACTCCGCTGACGGATGGACTCAAGTTTGTCGGTGTATTTAGTATGTTTGGTTTGTTAATTATCGGTCTGCTGTGTAATGTGGTGGCGATGAAATATTATCCTTTGACCAAGGAAAAAATGGAAGAAATTCAAAGCGAGATTGCGGCTATTAAGCAAAAAGCCATGCAGGAGGCATAA
- a CDS encoding excinuclease ABC subunit A encodes MGVNKKMPPANMEVRGAKVHNLKNIDIDIPLNQIVGIAGVSGSGKSSLALGVLYAEGSRRYLESLSTYTRRRMTHAERADVEEVRYVPAALALHQRPGVPGIRSTFGTMTELLNSLRLMFSRLASHRCPNGHYVKPSFAVAAMQEITCPECGEKFYGPGAEDLAFNSRGGCTACAGTGYVRKVDESKLVPNEELTIDEGAVVVWGTLMWALMKDVCREMGVRTNIPFKDLTPAEKEIVYHGPAEKKHILYVNPKTSQAAEMDFTYYSAVYTVENALSKVKDDTGMKRIEKFLTEAVCPDCHGTRLSEASRAPRLRGIGLDEATAMTLNDLIPWVQGLPNTVPAEMRLMAENICESFMDNADRLIELGLGYLSLDRAAATLSTGERQRVQLARAVRNRTTGVLYVLDEPSIGLHPYNLKGLTKVMDDLTADGNSVVLVDHDTQVLAHADYIVEMGKGAGADGGTVIATGSVSEIEENTQSIIGPYLSREREFEKNRQNTSNRGATGRQGEGNSTAGTDIFSIGKIQLSTESIHTVKPLQADIPKGRLTVVTGVSGSGKTTLILESLIPALEAKAAGVKLPPHIKTINPAGIYQVKLIDATPIGINVRSTVATYAGVHDELRKIYAKTEEAKAQKYKAGDFSYNTGQLRCPTCDGTGEISLDIQFLPDVEMICPDCRGSRYGKLAGKVRRQFGSGKRYSLPDLMSMSVDEVLKDCEDLKLVRQKLQVLHDLGLGYLTLGEKTPGLSGGEAQRLKLAAEMGKGQEDSLFVFDEPTIGLHPEDVKVLLAVFANLIRLGATVIVIEHDLDVIRSADYVIDLGPGGGEAGGRIVAAGTPADIRNNPDSLTGRFL; translated from the coding sequence ATGGGAGTAAATAAAAAAATGCCGCCGGCAAACATGGAAGTTCGCGGTGCGAAGGTTCATAATTTAAAAAACATAGATATTGATATCCCGCTTAATCAGATTGTCGGTATCGCCGGGGTATCAGGCTCAGGCAAATCCTCGCTGGCTTTAGGGGTTTTATATGCGGAGGGTTCAAGAAGATATTTGGAGTCGCTGTCCACTTACACCCGAAGGCGGATGACGCATGCGGAGCGAGCTGATGTGGAGGAAGTCCGGTATGTGCCGGCCGCATTGGCGCTCCATCAAAGGCCGGGAGTTCCGGGAATTCGCAGCACTTTCGGAACGATGACCGAACTGCTCAATAGTCTGCGCCTGATGTTTTCCCGGCTGGCCAGTCATCGCTGCCCCAATGGCCATTATGTCAAACCGTCTTTTGCAGTGGCCGCCATGCAGGAAATCACCTGCCCGGAATGCGGGGAAAAGTTTTACGGTCCGGGAGCCGAGGACTTGGCGTTCAACAGCCGAGGCGGCTGCACAGCCTGCGCCGGTACGGGTTATGTCAGAAAGGTAGATGAGTCCAAGTTGGTTCCGAATGAAGAACTGACGATTGACGAGGGAGCGGTCGTGGTCTGGGGAACTTTAATGTGGGCGCTGATGAAGGATGTTTGCCGGGAAATGGGGGTACGCACCAATATTCCGTTTAAAGACCTGACACCGGCCGAAAAGGAAATCGTTTATCATGGGCCGGCGGAAAAAAAGCATATTTTATATGTGAATCCTAAAACCAGTCAGGCTGCGGAGATGGACTTTACTTATTACAGCGCGGTATATACGGTTGAAAATGCCTTATCGAAAGTAAAAGACGATACGGGGATGAAACGAATTGAGAAGTTTTTAACCGAAGCGGTCTGCCCGGATTGTCATGGCACCAGATTGTCTGAGGCTTCCCGAGCGCCAAGGCTGCGCGGGATCGGTCTGGATGAGGCCACGGCGATGACCTTAAATGATTTGATCCCGTGGGTGCAGGGTTTGCCGAATACTGTGCCGGCGGAAATGCGGCTGATGGCCGAGAATATCTGCGAATCGTTTATGGATAATGCAGATAGATTGATAGAGCTGGGTTTGGGTTATTTGTCTTTAGACCGGGCGGCTGCCACTTTATCCACCGGTGAGCGGCAAAGAGTGCAGCTGGCCAGGGCGGTTCGAAACCGAACGACCGGCGTGCTGTATGTGCTGGATGAGCCGTCAATCGGGCTGCATCCGTACAATTTAAAAGGGCTGACCAAGGTGATGGACGATTTGACGGCGGACGGCAATTCGGTTGTGCTGGTCGATCATGATACGCAGGTGCTAGCGCATGCCGATTATATTGTGGAAATGGGCAAGGGAGCCGGAGCGGATGGCGGTACGGTCATTGCGACCGGTTCGGTTTCTGAAATAGAAGAGAATACGCAGTCTATCATCGGGCCATACTTAAGCCGGGAAAGGGAGTTTGAGAAAAACCGGCAGAACACCTCCAACAGAGGGGCGACAGGCCGGCAGGGCGAAGGGAACAGCACTGCCGGTACGGATATCTTTTCCATTGGCAAAATTCAGCTATCGACCGAAAGTATCCATACGGTGAAACCTTTGCAGGCGGATATTCCCAAAGGCAGGTTGACGGTCGTTACGGGTGTATCGGGTTCGGGCAAAACCACTTTGATTTTAGAAAGTCTGATTCCGGCGTTGGAAGCAAAAGCGGCCGGTGTGAAGCTGCCGCCTCATATTAAAACGATTAACCCGGCCGGGATTTACCAGGTTAAGCTGATTGACGCTACACCCATCGGCATAAACGTTCGTTCCACCGTTGCCACCTATGCCGGGGTTCATGATGAGCTTCGAAAGATATACGCCAAAACGGAGGAAGCGAAAGCCCAAAAGTATAAAGCCGGAGATTTCTCCTATAATACCGGTCAGCTCCGCTGCCCGACCTGTGACGGTACCGGGGAAATATCGCTTGATATCCAGTTCCTGCCGGATGTGGAAATGATTTGCCCGGATTGCCGAGGCTCTCGCTATGGGAAATTGGCCGGGAAAGTTCGGCGGCAGTTCGGGAGCGGTAAGCGCTACAGCCTGCCGGATTTGATGAGCATGAGCGTAGATGAGGTGCTTAAAGATTGTGAGGATTTGAAATTGGTGAGACAAAAGCTTCAGGTCTTACATGATTTGGGTCTTGGCTATCTTACGCTGGGCGAAAAAACGCCGGGGCTTTCCGGCGGAGAAGCGCAGCGGCTGAAGCTGGCTGCGGAGATGGGAAAAGGGCAGGAAGATTCGTTATTTGTCTTTGATGAGCCGACGATTGGCTTGCACCCAGAGGATGTAAAAGTATTGCTGGCGGTATTTGCCAATCTTATCCGGTTGGGGGCAACGGTGATTGTGATTGAACATGATTTGGACGTAATCAGAAGCGCCGATTATGTGATTGACCTCGGCCCCGGCGGGGGTGAGGCCGGCGGCCGGATTGTTGCGGCCGGAACGCCGGCCGATATTCGGAACAATCCGGACAGCCTGACCGGCCGGTTTTTATGA
- a CDS encoding ATP-dependent helicase, giving the protein MDVFKRYAAFIQDYIYRSGWQALRAVQNAAGDAIFHTDDNVLLTASTASGKTEAAFFPVLSLLAENPSASVGVLYIAPLKALINDQFGRLNELCAEEGIPVTRWHGDVPQSQKRRLLKKPAGILQITPESLESLMINKYMEIPSLFGDLRFIIIDEIHSLLRGDRGGQTFSLIERLCRLAACNPRRIGLSATIGDPAEAGKFLAAGSSRGTVIPRFDGGKEVWRLSMEHFFNTPPQAGEGKAVREDAPPLEAASAQAPQAADPGIGYIFEHTKGRKCLVFTNSREECESVCQRLRQYCEANGEPDRFLIHHGNLSASYRESAEEEMKDDDSVLSVCATATLELGIDVGRLERAFQIDAPFTVSGFLQRMGRTGRRGSPSEMWFVMREDHPEPRAMFPAMIPWYLIQGIAIIQLYIEERFVEPPRTDRLPFSLLYHQTMSTLASGGEMSPGELASRILPLAVFNRITADDFRVLLRHLLEIDHISRTENGGLIVGLSGERIVNNYKFYAVFQENIEYTVHAGSQELGTIVMPPPVGDKIAIAGRVWVVEEVDHKRRELYCSLVKGNIPAYFGDVAGDIHTRILERMHQVLREEKQYPYLLNHALYRLADARNTFAKSEMERRPLISLGGKMWALFPWLGSYAFLALERFLKLRCGQRLGLKGMNPARPYYLQFTMQVSEAEFYQITAEEAAKDFEPLELIYPGEVPVFEKYDEYVPEELIKKGFAYGVLDIKGMKSRVLGWQGQGR; this is encoded by the coding sequence ATGGACGTTTTTAAAAGGTATGCTGCTTTTATTCAGGATTATATTTATCGTTCCGGCTGGCAGGCGCTGCGGGCTGTCCAGAATGCCGCCGGTGACGCCATTTTTCATACGGATGACAATGTCCTTTTAACGGCTTCGACGGCTTCCGGCAAAACTGAGGCGGCATTTTTTCCGGTTTTAAGCCTATTGGCGGAAAATCCGTCGGCTTCGGTCGGAGTTTTATATATTGCGCCGCTTAAAGCCTTAATCAATGACCAATTTGGCCGGTTAAATGAGCTGTGCGCCGAAGAAGGCATCCCGGTAACAAGATGGCATGGCGATGTGCCGCAATCGCAAAAAAGGCGGCTCCTGAAAAAACCGGCCGGAATTTTGCAGATTACGCCGGAGTCGCTGGAATCCCTGATGATTAATAAGTATATGGAGATTCCTTCGCTGTTCGGAGATTTGCGCTTTATTATCATAGATGAGATTCATTCCCTGCTTCGGGGCGACCGGGGCGGACAAACTTTTAGCCTGATTGAAAGGCTGTGCCGGCTGGCGGCCTGTAATCCCAGAAGAATCGGTCTGTCCGCCACCATCGGCGATCCGGCGGAAGCCGGAAAGTTTTTGGCGGCGGGCAGCAGCCGGGGAACGGTTATTCCCAGATTTGATGGTGGGAAAGAGGTTTGGCGCTTATCAATGGAGCATTTCTTTAATACTCCGCCCCAAGCCGGCGAAGGCAAAGCCGTGAGAGAAGACGCACCGCCGTTAGAGGCGGCCTCTGCTCAAGCGCCGCAGGCAGCCGACCCCGGTATCGGATATATCTTTGAGCATACCAAAGGCCGGAAATGTTTAGTCTTTACCAATTCCCGGGAAGAATGCGAATCGGTTTGCCAGCGTTTGCGGCAGTATTGCGAAGCCAATGGAGAGCCGGACCGGTTTTTGATCCATCACGGCAATCTGTCTGCATCTTACCGGGAGAGCGCCGAAGAGGAAATGAAAGATGATGACTCGGTGCTGAGCGTATGCGCAACGGCTACGCTGGAGCTGGGGATTGATGTCGGCCGGCTGGAGCGGGCGTTTCAAATTGATGCTCCGTTTACGGTTTCCGGATTTTTGCAGAGAATGGGCAGAACCGGCAGGCGCGGCAGTCCGTCTGAGATGTGGTTTGTGATGCGGGAAGACCATCCCGAGCCCCGGGCGATGTTTCCGGCTATGATTCCGTGGTATCTGATTCAGGGAATTGCCATTATCCAGCTCTATATTGAGGAACGTTTTGTTGAGCCGCCGCGGACGGATCGGCTGCCCTTTTCTTTGTTGTATCATCAGACGATGAGCACTCTGGCTTCCGGCGGTGAGATGTCGCCGGGTGAACTGGCCTCCAGGATTTTACCGCTGGCGGTATTTAACCGGATAACGGCCGATGATTTCCGGGTTCTGCTCCGGCATTTGCTGGAAATCGACCATATCAGCCGGACAGAAAACGGCGGGCTGATTGTCGGCCTAAGCGGCGAGAGAATTGTCAATAATTATAAGTTTTATGCGGTGTTTCAGGAAAATATAGAATATACCGTGCATGCTGGCTCGCAGGAACTGGGAACGATTGTCATGCCTCCGCCGGTAGGTGATAAGATTGCTATTGCCGGTCGGGTTTGGGTGGTAGAGGAAGTTGACCATAAGCGCCGGGAGTTGTACTGTTCGCTGGTAAAGGGTAATATTCCGGCGTATTTCGGTGATGTGGCCGGTGACATTCACACCCGGATTTTGGAGCGAATGCATCAAGTTCTGCGGGAAGAAAAGCAGTACCCGTATTTATTAAATCACGCGCTTTACCGGCTGGCAGACGCCAGAAATACATTTGCCAAATCGGAGATGGAAAGACGGCCGCTGATTTCGCTGGGCGGAAAAATGTGGGCTCTCTTTCCGTGGCTGGGCAGTTATGCTTTTTTGGCGTTGGAAAGGTTTTTAAAGCTGCGTTGCGGCCAAAGACTGGGACTTAAGGGCATGAATCCGGCCAGGCCCTATTATTTACAGTTCACCATGCAGGTCAGTGAGGCGGAATTTTATCAAATTACGGCTGAGGAAGCGGCCAAGGACTTTGAACCGTTGGAGCTGATTTATCCGGGCGAGGTTCCGGTTTTTGAAAAGTATGATGAGTATGTGCCGGAGGAATTGATTAAAAAGGGCTTTGCCTATGGTGTGCTGGATATCAAAGGCATGAAAAGCCGGGTCCTTGGCTGGCAGGGTCAGGGGCGATAG
- a CDS encoding biotin carboxylase: protein MSEINKKVPRRIAQTVINSLKGGVVPRIGLPYITVGRKNEIQALLRDVDIISEGGAAFRFLVGRYGSGKSFLLQTIRNHVMDRGFIVADADLSPERRLQGTQGQGLATYRELMGNLSTKTKPEGGALTLILDRWISGVQTGAAAESGLTPGDPGLTTLVDKKIYEVTASLSELVHGFEFARLLSTYYHAYINGDDEMKARVIRWFRGEYHLKREAREELGVNIIISDDDWYDYLKLFAVFFRRAGYAGMIIMIDELVNIFKISNSITRQYNYEKILTMYNDALQGKAQYIGIIMGATPQTIEDKRRGLYSYEALRSRLAEGRFSQPGARDLLAPVIRLEALTAEEMLILCEKLAVIHADLYEYPQALSTEELAAFVKLEFERVGADINITPREVIRDFIELLDLLYQHPGLSVSELLASDEFTFAKSDAVSDRAEGSYAEFTI, encoded by the coding sequence ATGAGTGAAATAAACAAAAAAGTGCCGAGGCGAATTGCTCAGACCGTTATCAATTCTTTAAAAGGCGGGGTAGTACCTCGAATCGGGCTGCCCTATATTACGGTCGGTCGGAAAAATGAAATTCAGGCGCTGTTGCGGGATGTTGATATTATTTCCGAGGGCGGGGCGGCCTTTCGCTTTCTGGTTGGCCGGTATGGTTCGGGCAAAAGTTTTCTGCTGCAAACGATTCGCAATCATGTCATGGATCGGGGCTTTATTGTCGCCGATGCCGACCTCTCGCCGGAACGGCGGCTTCAGGGGACGCAGGGCCAGGGACTGGCCACTTACCGGGAGTTGATGGGGAACCTTTCCACCAAAACCAAACCGGAAGGCGGAGCGCTGACATTGATATTGGATCGTTGGATCAGCGGCGTGCAAACAGGAGCGGCGGCGGAAAGCGGTTTAACTCCCGGCGATCCTGGCTTAACGACTTTGGTTGATAAAAAAATTTATGAGGTAACCGCCTCTTTAAGCGAACTGGTACATGGCTTTGAGTTCGCCAGGCTTCTGTCGACGTATTATCATGCCTATATTAATGGCGATGATGAAATGAAAGCGAGGGTGATTCGCTGGTTTCGCGGCGAATATCACCTGAAGCGGGAGGCGAGAGAGGAGCTGGGAGTTAATATCATCATCAGTGATGACGACTGGTATGATTACTTAAAGCTGTTTGCCGTATTTTTCAGACGGGCCGGCTATGCCGGCATGATTATCATGATTGACGAGTTGGTTAATATTTTTAAAATTTCCAATTCCATTACCCGGCAGTATAATTACGAAAAAATACTGACCATGTATAATGATGCTTTGCAGGGAAAAGCCCAATATATCGGAATTATTATGGGGGCGACACCGCAGACAATAGAAGATAAACGGCGCGGGCTTTACAGCTACGAGGCATTGCGTTCACGCTTGGCTGAGGGGCGCTTTTCCCAGCCCGGTGCCAGAGATTTACTGGCGCCGGTGATTCGGCTGGAAGCTCTGACTGCGGAAGAAATGTTGATTTTATGTGAAAAGCTGGCGGTCATTCACGCGGATTTGTATGAATATCCGCAAGCGCTTTCAACCGAAGAGTTGGCGGCTTTTGTTAAACTGGAGTTTGAGAGGGTCGGGGCGGACATCAATATAACACCGCGTGAAGTGATCCGGGATTTTATTGAGCTTTTAGATTTGCTGTACCAGCACCCGGGGCTGTCAGTTAGCGAGTTATTGGCCTCGGATGAATTTACTTTTGCTAAGTCGGATGCCGTATCGGACCGGGCGGAGGGGAGCTATGCCGAGTTTACCATTTAA